Proteins co-encoded in one Chitinophagales bacterium genomic window:
- a CDS encoding outer membrane beta-barrel protein — MKKIFWFVVCVWMSMPLMAQQEEDPTPNPKAITRDRITIEFVHSNWIWDTQPTTVETKWHSRGINFLYTYDIPIANSKNISVAPGLGITNSNVFSNVRLGYDTLDNVVSTTMTAFAENLTVNKNKISTTHLVIPLELRLRTNPNKSNKTWKLGLGVRVGYLLEAKHKYKGSDIIDNTSREIFIKQKDLYNFNRLKYAGTVRIGYGSFNLIGEYSLATLLQKNKGPKIYPISVGITFNSL; from the coding sequence ATGAAAAAAATCTTCTGGTTCGTTGTGTGTGTGTGGATGAGTATGCCTTTGATGGCCCAACAAGAAGAAGACCCTACTCCAAATCCCAAAGCGATAACAAGAGATAGGATTACGATTGAATTTGTACACAGTAATTGGATATGGGACACGCAACCCACCACTGTTGAAACAAAATGGCATAGCCGTGGCATTAACTTTTTATATACCTACGATATTCCCATCGCCAACTCTAAAAATATCAGTGTAGCACCAGGTTTGGGCATCACCAATTCCAATGTATTCAGTAATGTAAGGCTGGGTTATGATACCCTTGACAATGTGGTAAGCACTACAATGACCGCCTTTGCTGAAAACCTTACTGTCAATAAAAACAAAATTAGCACTACCCATCTGGTCATTCCATTGGAACTTAGACTAAGAACCAACCCCAATAAAAGCAATAAAACTTGGAAGTTGGGCTTAGGAGTTCGTGTAGGTTATCTACTGGAAGCCAAGCACAAATACAAAGGTTCAGACATCATTGACAATACATCTCGTGAAATATTTATCAAACAAAAAGACCTTTATAACTTCAATAGACTGAAATATGCAGGAACTGTAAGAATCGGATATGGTAGCTTCAATTTGATTGGAGAATATTCATTGGCTACCTTACTTCAAAAAAACAAGGGGCCGAAAATCTATCCTATTTCGGTTGGTATTACTTTCAATAGCCTTTAA
- a CDS encoding ATP-binding protein: protein MTPSKHTLFQKITTALKQCDLSKALELGELALENAKAVENHEELAQAYILMVKISQRKGLYSGNHVQIEKALEYANKAYELIPYLDSPFAQADIYNSMAHAYLNNQDISKAYDFVEKSLKLCEENDYTKGKYNAYMIFVGLYGLQNNFSTALDYAFECYHYSNENDDKVLLMRSLHSISSLYIATLQYHDIFEYAKQLLVLAQSLQDKETEMVALINLSVAYGSTGDYKNCMTHLMDALKKSEAIQYRSNIAKCHGNIGTLYTLLSNNEEALKHYEIVYNNYIDAIDKRDETALLINLGDLYFGRGELELADTYYTLCLELSTRINFNERIATSLVNKSQLYNSKGNHDEAYALALQAQQYFDKMSHETADYHAHLINLAEIFLAKQDFEKCIKYGEEGQKLCLSRKDKHHLSQVFDVLSNAYAELKSFETALAFRNKYVELKQELLDEQKYYQIIDMQIAYETEKKEIEIEILTKENQYQALLLEKRKKIEVQNELLKQANQELQQFTYAASHDLKEPLRMIGSYTTLLEHRLKSHLDDSTKEFMGFISSGVNRMNKLLEDLLKYATLLNNNQQEDLVDLNSVVQDVLDNFQLKIQDTNAHIEVVQLPIIKGYYSQLLQLFQNLISNAIKFKKDNVSPHIIISVQEDVRQYIIKVADNGIGIPEEFQKKVFDIFYRLHRQQDYEGTGIGLALCQKIAIKHGGIIWMESEENKGTHFYISFPKT, encoded by the coding sequence ATGACACCATCTAAACACACTCTTTTTCAAAAAATAACAACGGCTTTGAAGCAGTGTGATTTATCAAAAGCACTCGAACTTGGGGAACTCGCTTTAGAAAATGCCAAAGCTGTAGAAAACCATGAAGAACTTGCTCAAGCCTATATTTTGATGGTCAAAATTTCGCAAAGGAAAGGACTTTATAGCGGTAATCATGTGCAAATTGAAAAAGCATTGGAGTATGCAAACAAAGCATACGAACTAATTCCCTATTTAGATTCACCCTTTGCCCAAGCAGATATTTACAATTCTATGGCCCATGCATATCTTAATAATCAAGATATTAGCAAAGCCTATGATTTTGTAGAAAAAAGCTTAAAACTGTGTGAAGAAAATGATTATACAAAAGGGAAATACAATGCCTATATGATTTTTGTGGGTTTGTATGGCTTACAAAACAATTTTAGCACTGCATTAGATTATGCCTTTGAATGTTATCATTACTCCAATGAAAATGATGATAAAGTGCTGTTGATGCGTTCATTGCACTCTATTTCTTCTCTATATATTGCTACCCTTCAATACCACGATATTTTTGAATATGCCAAACAATTGCTCGTATTGGCTCAGTCGCTACAAGACAAGGAAACTGAAATGGTGGCACTAATCAATCTTTCGGTAGCTTACGGAAGTACGGGCGACTACAAGAATTGTATGACACACCTAATGGATGCCTTGAAGAAAAGTGAAGCCATTCAATATAGAAGCAACATTGCCAAGTGTCATGGAAATATAGGAACGCTTTATACACTTCTCTCTAATAACGAAGAGGCACTTAAACACTACGAAATTGTATACAACAATTACATTGATGCCATTGACAAAAGAGATGAAACTGCATTGTTAATTAATTTGGGTGATCTCTATTTTGGTCGTGGGGAATTAGAACTTGCAGATACCTATTATACTCTTTGTTTGGAATTGTCAACCCGCATCAACTTCAATGAAAGGATTGCGACTTCTCTTGTCAATAAAAGTCAACTCTACAACTCAAAGGGCAATCATGATGAAGCATACGCTTTAGCACTTCAAGCGCAACAATACTTCGATAAAATGAGTCATGAAACGGCTGATTATCATGCTCACTTAATCAACTTGGCCGAAATATTCTTGGCAAAACAAGATTTTGAAAAATGCATCAAATACGGTGAAGAAGGTCAAAAACTGTGTTTGAGCCGAAAAGATAAACACCACCTTTCACAAGTTTTTGATGTGTTGTCCAATGCCTATGCAGAATTGAAAAGTTTTGAAACTGCATTGGCATTCAGAAACAAATATGTAGAACTGAAGCAAGAATTGCTGGACGAACAAAAGTATTATCAAATCATTGATATGCAAATAGCGTATGAGACTGAGAAAAAAGAAATAGAAATAGAAATTCTCACCAAAGAAAACCAATACCAAGCATTGCTGCTCGAAAAACGGAAAAAAATTGAAGTTCAAAACGAGTTGTTGAAACAAGCCAATCAAGAATTGCAGCAATTTACCTACGCAGCTTCTCACGATTTGAAAGAGCCGCTTAGAATGATTGGTAGTTATACCACATTGCTGGAACACAGGCTCAAATCGCACCTTGACGATTCTACCAAAGAATTTATGGGCTTTATTTCATCGGGTGTTAATAGGATGAATAAACTACTTGAAGACCTATTGAAGTATGCTACACTGTTGAATAACAATCAACAAGAGGATTTAGTTGACCTCAATAGCGTGGTTCAAGATGTTTTGGATAATTTTCAGTTGAAAATACAAGATACCAATGCACATATTGAAGTAGTCCAACTACCTATCATCAAGGGTTATTACTCTCAATTATTGCAGCTTTTTCAAAACCTGATTAGTAATGCCATCAAGTTTAAAAAAGACAACGTTTCACCTCACATTATCATTTCAGTACAAGAAGATGTTCGACAATATATCATTAAAGTAGCAGATAATGGTATTGGTATTCCGGAGGAGTTTCAGAAAAAAGTATTTGACATTTTTTACCGCCTACATCGCCAACAAGACTACGAAGGAACGGGGATTGGACTTGCGCTTTGTCAAAAAATAGCCATCAAACATGGCGGCATCATCTGGATGGAATCCGAAGAAAACAAAGGCACTCACTTTTATATCTCCTTCCCTAAAACCTGA
- a CDS encoding cytochrome c peroxidase — protein MKKIIILLIILMPIILFLDACRTDDDLPEPPEIDVINWDTIDYNPTLRVIEVHELVPPFPSNPNNLLTEQGVELGRMLFYDPILSGDSTQSCASCHNQQFGFTDNGSAFSVGIDGIAGNRNSMAIINLAWKDRFFWAGRAASLEEQALEPVPNPIEMHLEWGKAVERLMQQTDYRVAFYKAFGIKIIQKEDVANALAQFERTLISINSPYDQYYLGLNDDLSEDAIEGKAIFFSEKGDCFHCHGNDVNNLFADNLFANDGLNSSEEYLSLEDKGLGSITNNVIDNGMFRVPTLRNIDLTAPYMHDGRFQTLEEVVEHYNSGMKYSPNLDPNFAVRFKNGVYQGLGLTEKQKRQLVVFLESLTDTTFINNPAFSNPFK, from the coding sequence ATGAAAAAAATTATCATACTACTTATTATTTTAATGCCAATCATCCTATTTTTGGATGCTTGTCGAACAGACGATGATCTTCCTGAACCTCCTGAAATTGATGTGATTAATTGGGATACTATTGATTATAATCCTACTTTGAGAGTAATTGAAGTACATGAACTGGTACCTCCATTTCCTTCAAATCCTAATAATCTCCTGACCGAACAAGGGGTAGAGTTGGGGCGAATGTTATTTTATGATCCTATTCTATCGGGGGATAGCACTCAATCCTGTGCAAGTTGCCACAATCAGCAGTTTGGTTTCACTGACAACGGAAGTGCTTTCAGTGTTGGTATTGACGGTATTGCAGGGAATCGTAATTCAATGGCTATCATTAATTTGGCATGGAAAGACCGCTTTTTTTGGGCGGGACGAGCAGCAAGTTTAGAAGAACAAGCACTTGAGCCTGTTCCGAATCCTATCGAAATGCACTTAGAATGGGGTAAAGCGGTAGAAAGATTGATGCAGCAGACAGATTATCGAGTTGCCTTTTACAAAGCTTTTGGTATCAAAATCATTCAGAAAGAAGATGTTGCCAATGCACTTGCCCAATTTGAACGCACCTTAATAAGCATAAACTCTCCTTATGATCAGTATTATCTTGGACTAAATGATGACCTTTCAGAGGATGCGATTGAAGGGAAAGCAATTTTTTTCAGTGAAAAAGGAGATTGTTTTCATTGTCACGGGAATGATGTCAACAATTTATTCGCAGATAATTTGTTTGCCAATGATGGACTAAATTCTTCAGAAGAATATTTGTCATTAGAAGATAAAGGACTGGGTTCTATTACCAACAATGTGATAGACAATGGTATGTTTCGTGTGCCAACACTGAGAAATATTGATCTTACAGCACCTTATATGCACGATGGACGTTTTCAAACATTGGAAGAAGTGGTAGAACATTACAATTCAGGTATGAAATATTCGCCTAACCTTGATCCTAATTTTGCGGTTCGCTTCAAAAATGGAGTATATCAAGGATTGGGTTTGACCGAAAAACAAAAAAGGCAATTGGTCGTCTTTTTGGAATCTTTAACCGACACCACATTTATCAATAACCCAGCCTTTTCAAATCCGTTCAAATAG
- a CDS encoding peptidylprolyl isomerase — MNIKCIVFWCLTVATQFSFVNVYANQQGDDPILFSFGDESVTLSEFIYVYEKHNSQDKNQYSPESVDEYLRLYTNFKLKVKEAENLGIDTLPHIAPQLEQYYKQLAQSYLYDKEVSANLIREAYSRMTKEVKTSHILIRIGEDASPQDTTVAYNKLAGIRKQILGGESFEKMAKMYSQDPSVKDNDGMLGYITAFQTVYPFESAAYETPKGQISNIIRTKFGYHIVKVHDIRAAKGRVLTAHILVKSKDSDTEEAKTAAKEKINQLYDQIKNGGDFAERAKLQSDDKQTSNKGGELPWFGSGRMLPEFEEAAFGLKQVGDVSKPIQTRLGWHIVKLLEKEEVGSFEEEEAEIKKKIKRDSRSKVSKEVFLKRLKNDYKFKENPNKLDPFKDPKQEDVVRGRWQMSQAENLSDVMFSLEVPNMGKTQYTQQHFARFIQNNQLKARSKTQESTINLLYDMFVEQSLMEVEESRLSEKYPEFKQLLKEFRDGTLLFELTEQKVWNKALEDTTGLNKFYEANKQNYQWPPRVDAAVITIQDPSLAKKVYKLLKKSPTNYDALEANFNKEGAEKVVTVKKGKYETGQNELVDNMPQQVGISIPINNQDGSLTYVKINEMLPAMTKELREARGYIIADYQSELEKEWVEELRQKYPIKVNEEVLKSIYK, encoded by the coding sequence ATGAATATTAAGTGCATAGTGTTTTGGTGCCTCACGGTTGCGACACAATTCTCCTTTGTCAACGTGTATGCCAATCAACAAGGAGACGATCCGATTTTATTTTCATTTGGCGATGAATCGGTCACTTTGTCTGAATTTATTTATGTATATGAGAAACATAACTCACAGGATAAGAATCAATACAGTCCTGAATCAGTAGATGAATATTTGAGACTATATACCAACTTCAAATTGAAAGTAAAAGAGGCAGAAAATTTGGGAATTGATACACTTCCACACATTGCACCTCAACTGGAACAATACTACAAGCAATTAGCACAGAGCTACTTGTATGACAAGGAGGTAAGTGCTAATTTAATAAGAGAAGCTTACTCTCGAATGACCAAAGAAGTGAAGACCAGTCATATTTTGATAAGAATCGGAGAAGATGCTTCTCCGCAAGATACTACTGTGGCTTACAACAAATTGGCAGGTATTCGCAAACAAATACTGGGAGGAGAGAGTTTTGAAAAGATGGCAAAGATGTATTCACAAGATCCTTCTGTGAAAGATAATGATGGGATGCTTGGATATATTACTGCCTTTCAAACAGTTTATCCATTTGAATCGGCTGCCTATGAAACTCCAAAAGGGCAAATTTCGAATATTATTCGCACCAAATTTGGCTACCATATAGTAAAGGTTCACGATATAAGAGCTGCAAAAGGTAGGGTTTTGACTGCACATATTTTGGTAAAATCGAAAGATTCGGATACGGAAGAGGCAAAGACTGCTGCAAAGGAAAAAATAAACCAATTGTATGACCAAATCAAAAACGGAGGTGATTTTGCAGAAAGAGCTAAATTACAATCTGATGATAAACAGACTTCTAATAAAGGAGGCGAACTTCCATGGTTTGGAAGCGGACGTATGTTGCCAGAGTTTGAGGAGGCAGCATTTGGCTTAAAGCAAGTAGGAGATGTCTCCAAACCTATTCAAACACGCTTGGGTTGGCACATCGTAAAATTATTGGAGAAAGAAGAAGTGGGTAGTTTTGAAGAGGAAGAAGCGGAAATCAAAAAGAAAATCAAACGAGATAGCCGTTCCAAAGTATCGAAAGAAGTCTTTTTGAAAAGATTGAAAAACGATTACAAATTCAAAGAGAATCCAAACAAATTAGATCCTTTCAAAGATCCAAAACAGGAAGATGTGGTGAGAGGGAGATGGCAGATGAGTCAGGCAGAAAATTTGTCGGATGTGATGTTCTCTCTTGAAGTTCCAAATATGGGGAAAACCCAATATACCCAGCAACATTTTGCACGATTTATCCAAAATAACCAATTGAAAGCTCGAAGTAAAACTCAAGAATCAACTATAAATTTACTGTACGACATGTTCGTTGAGCAGAGTTTGATGGAAGTGGAGGAAAGCCGATTGAGTGAAAAATATCCCGAATTTAAGCAGTTGTTGAAAGAATTTAGAGATGGTACTTTGTTGTTTGAATTGACCGAACAAAAAGTATGGAACAAGGCATTGGAGGATACAACAGGGCTAAATAAATTCTATGAAGCGAATAAACAAAATTACCAATGGCCCCCACGAGTAGATGCGGCTGTTATCACCATTCAAGACCCTTCACTTGCCAAAAAAGTCTATAAGTTATTGAAAAAATCACCGACTAACTACGATGCTTTGGAGGCTAACTTTAATAAAGAAGGAGCAGAAAAAGTTGTGACAGTAAAGAAAGGTAAATATGAAACTGGGCAAAATGAATTGGTTGATAATATGCCTCAACAGGTAGGGATATCTATTCCAATTAACAACCAAGATGGTAGCCTTACTTACGTCAAAATCAATGAGATGCTTCCTGCAATGACCAAAGAATTACGAGAAGCAAGGGGATACATAATTGCAGATTACCAATCCGAACTTGAAAAAGAATGGGTGGAAGAACTGCGCCAAAAATATCCTATAAAAGTAAATGAAGAGGTGTTGAAAAGCATCTATAAGTAG
- a CDS encoding peptidylprolyl isomerase, producing the protein MISRLIAVFSIVFLFCCMAFLSACSLFGSSDASNENEPIARVFNQFLYRSDLEKMLGDNYTSEDSVNLSNYYMYDWIHHNLLLKKAELELPNSKDEIEQKIADYRASLLLFLYEQNLLQKNMDTVITESDISNYYQEHQESFLLRDPILKVQFVILKKESPQLDSVRYWLKSGSEMAMKSLQTYCFQYAINFSLSPTWHTLEQFSQEIPISEEEVDELLSDASLFETRDAVNIYFVKIEDYGLQGKLAPLDYKKGEITKMMVNKRRIEHIKEMKDEIYKDALEKNQYEVFD; encoded by the coding sequence ATGATTTCCAGACTTATTGCTGTGTTTTCAATTGTCTTTCTGTTTTGTTGTATGGCATTTTTGTCGGCTTGTAGCTTGTTTGGTAGCAGTGATGCGAGCAATGAAAATGAACCAATAGCAAGAGTATTCAATCAATTTCTCTATCGTTCAGACTTAGAGAAGATGTTGGGTGATAATTATACATCAGAAGATAGTGTCAATCTCAGCAATTATTATATGTATGATTGGATACATCACAATCTTCTCTTGAAAAAGGCGGAACTAGAACTCCCCAATAGCAAGGACGAAATAGAGCAAAAAATAGCAGATTATCGCGCTTCTTTGTTACTGTTTTTGTACGAACAAAATTTGCTTCAAAAGAATATGGATACAGTGATTACTGAATCTGATATTAGCAACTATTATCAAGAACATCAAGAAAGTTTTTTGCTTCGTGATCCTATATTGAAGGTTCAATTTGTCATTCTCAAAAAAGAATCGCCTCAGTTGGATTCTGTACGATATTGGCTAAAGAGTGGAAGTGAAATGGCTATGAAATCACTGCAAACGTATTGTTTTCAGTATGCTATCAATTTTTCACTGAGTCCTACTTGGCATACTTTGGAGCAGTTTAGCCAAGAAATTCCTATTTCAGAAGAAGAAGTAGATGAATTATTATCAGATGCTTCTTTGTTTGAGACTAGAGATGCAGTAAATATTTATTTCGTCAAGATTGAAGATTATGGACTGCAAGGAAAACTTGCTCCTTTGGATTACAAGAAGGGAGAGATTACCAAAATGATGGTGAATAAACGGCGCATTGAACACATCAAAGAGATGAAGGATGAGATTTATAAAGATGCCCTTGAGAAGAATCAATATGAAGTGTTCGATTGA
- a CDS encoding peptidylprolyl isomerase, producing the protein MSVNNWIIFFVFSLFLSSAFVQAQEKILVDEIIAVVGDKIVLKSNIEEQYWAAINQGMEDDGLRCQILDQLLLEKMFVTHAEIDSLEVSEEEVESEIDRRMDYFLGLFGGDEQKFEDYYDKTVLQMKEEFRDDVKDLLLAQRMQGKVLSDIKVTPKEVKTFFNQIPRDSLPYFNAEIEMGHLVIKPELTKTEKEGTIARLAEIKKQIEEGADFGDMAKKFSEGPSGPQGGDLGFIGRGQMVPEFEGAAFRLRNPGDISGTVETKFGFHIVQLLERRGDKIHVRHILLRPKISYQQLEDAQTQLDSIRTLIMEDDSLTFQKAVEKFSDDEATKKTGGLIVSEQSGSSVYDMNQLDPNDFFAIEELKEGEISEPIKYQTKEGDDAYRILYLYSRTSPHVANLKDDYSKVQKIVKSNKQNETLINWLDRKVKRTYIFVNEEYKDCTMMEKWIN; encoded by the coding sequence ATGAGCGTAAATAATTGGATAATCTTTTTTGTCTTTTCACTGTTTTTGAGCTCTGCCTTTGTGCAGGCGCAAGAAAAAATCTTAGTAGATGAAATTATTGCAGTGGTAGGGGATAAAATTGTATTGAAGTCAAATATAGAAGAACAGTATTGGGCAGCAATCAATCAAGGCATGGAAGATGACGGGCTACGTTGCCAAATTCTGGACCAACTGCTTTTGGAGAAAATGTTTGTCACTCACGCTGAAATAGACAGTTTGGAGGTTTCAGAGGAAGAAGTAGAGTCTGAAATTGATAGAAGGATGGATTATTTCTTGGGACTTTTTGGTGGTGATGAGCAAAAGTTTGAAGATTATTATGATAAGACGGTTTTGCAGATGAAGGAGGAGTTTCGTGACGATGTGAAGGATTTGTTGTTGGCACAACGCATGCAAGGAAAAGTGTTGAGTGATATCAAAGTGACTCCTAAGGAGGTAAAAACTTTTTTCAATCAGATTCCAAGAGACAGTTTGCCTTACTTCAATGCTGAAATAGAAATGGGGCACCTGGTGATTAAACCCGAATTGACAAAAACTGAAAAAGAAGGAACAATTGCGAGGTTGGCTGAGATAAAAAAGCAAATTGAGGAAGGAGCAGATTTTGGAGACATGGCTAAAAAGTTTTCGGAAGGGCCTAGTGGGCCACAAGGAGGTGATTTAGGTTTTATCGGGCGAGGACAGATGGTGCCAGAATTTGAAGGGGCGGCATTTCGACTTCGAAATCCTGGCGATATTTCGGGAACGGTGGAAACAAAGTTTGGCTTTCACATCGTTCAATTGCTTGAAAGACGAGGGGATAAAATCCATGTTCGCCATATTTTGTTGCGACCAAAAATTTCCTATCAGCAATTAGAGGACGCTCAAACACAATTGGATAGTATTCGCACATTGATTATGGAGGATGATTCACTGACTTTTCAAAAGGCAGTAGAAAAATTCTCGGATGATGAGGCTACTAAAAAAACAGGGGGGTTGATTGTGAGTGAGCAATCTGGATCAAGTGTATATGATATGAATCAATTGGATCCAAATGACTTTTTTGCAATTGAAGAACTGAAAGAAGGGGAAATTTCGGAGCCTATCAAATATCAGACAAAAGAAGGTGATGATGCTTACCGTATTTTGTATCTATATAGTCGAACAAGTCCGCATGTCGCAAACCTGAAAGATGATTACAGCAAAGTACAGAAAATTG